A window of the Drosophila simulans strain w501 chromosome 2L, Prin_Dsim_3.1, whole genome shotgun sequence genome harbors these coding sequences:
- the LOC6730775 gene encoding dual oxidase isoform X1, with protein sequence MSVPSAPHQRAESKNRTKLRLHWPGATYGGALLLLLISYGLDLGSVHCYEKMYSQTEKQRYDGWYNNLAHPDWGSVDSHLVRKAPPSYSDGVYAMAGANRPSTRRLSRLFMRGKDGLGSKFNRTALLAFFGQLVANEIVMASESGCPIEMHRIEIEKCDEMYDRECRGDKYIPFHRAAYDRDTGQSPNAPREQINQMTAWIDGSFIYSTSEAWLNAMRSFHNGTLLTEKDGKLPVRNTMRVPLFNNPVPSVMKMLSPERLFLLGDPRTNQNPAILSFAILFLRWHNTLAQRIKRVHPDWSDEDIYQRARHTVIASLQNVIVYEYLPAFLGTSLPPYDGYKQDIHPGIGHIFQAAAFRFGHTMIPPGIYRRDGQCNFKETPMGYPAVRLCSTWWDSSGFFADTSVEEVLMGLASQISEREDPVLCSDVRDKLFGPMEFTRRDLGALNIMRGRDNGLPDYNTARESYGLKRHKTWTDINPPLFETQPELLDMLKEAYDNQLDDVDVYVGGMLESYGQPGEFFTAVIKEQFQRLRDADRFWFENERNGIFTPEEIAELRKITLWDIIVNSTDVKEEEIQKDVFMWRTGDPCPQPMQLNATELEPCTYLEGYDYFSGSELMFIYVCVFLGFVPILCAGAGYCVVKLQNSKRRRLKIRQEALRAPQHKGSVDKMLAREWLHANHKRLVTVKFGPEAAIYTVDRKGEKLRTFSLKHIDVVSVEESATNHIKKKPYILLRVPSDHDLVLELESYGARRKFVKKLEDFLLLHKKEMTLMEVNRDIMLARAETRERRQKRLEYFFREAYALTFGLRPGERRRRSDASSDGEVMTVMRTSLSKAEFAAALGMKPNDMFVRKMFNIVDKDQDGRISFQEFLETVVLFSRGKTDDKLRIIFDMCDNDRNGVIDKGELSEMMRSLVEIARTTSLGDDQVTELIDGMFQDVGLEHKNHLTYQDFKLMMKEYKGDFVAIGLDCKGAKQNFLDTSTNVARMTSFNIEPMQDKPRHWLLAKWDAYITFLEENRQNIFYLFLFYVVTIVLFVERFIHYSFMAEHTDLRHIMGVGIAITRGSAASLSFCYSLLLLTMSRNLITKLKEFPIQQYIPLDSHIQFHKIAACTALFFSVLHTVGHIVNFYHVSTQSHENLRCLTREVHFASDYKPDITFWLFQTVTGTTGVMLFIIMCIIFVFAHPTIRKKAYNFFWNMHTLYIGLYLLSLIHGLARLTGPPRFWMFFLGPGIVYTLDKIVSLRTKYMALDVIDTDLLPSDVIKIKFYRPPNLKYLSGQWVRLSCTAFRPHEMHSFTLTSAPHENFLSCHIKAQGPWTWKLRNYFDPCNYNPEDQPKIRIEGPFGGGNQDWYKFEVAVMVGGGIGVTPYASILNDLVFGTSTNRYSGVACKKVYFLWICPSHKHFEWFIDVLRDVEKKDVTNVLEIHIFITQFFHKFDLRTTMLYICENHFQRLSKTSIFTGLKAVNHFGRPDMSSFLKFVQKKHSYVSKIGVFSCGPRPLTKSVMSACDEVNKTRKLPYFIHHFENFG encoded by the exons ATGAGTGTTCCAAGTGCGCCCCATCAGAGGGCAGAAAGCAAAAATCGAACCAAGCTCCGGCTCCACTGGCCGGGGGCAACCTACGGAGGAGCCCTGCTGTTACTACTGATTAGTTACGGTCTGGATCTGGGCTCCGTGCATTGTTATG AGAAAATGTATAGTCAGACCGAGAAACAGCGCTACGACGGCTGGTACAATAACCTGGCCCATCCCGACTGGGGATCCGTGG ATAGCCACCTGGTGCGCAAGGCGCCGCCCTCCTATTCGGATGGGGTTTACGCAATGGCAGGTGCCAACCGGCCCTCGACCCGCAGGCTCAGCCGGCTGTTTATGCGCGGAAAGGACGGCCTGGGTTCAAAGTTCAACCGGACCGCACTGCTGGCCTTCTTCGGCCAGCTGGTGGCCAACGAGATAGTGATGGCCTCGGAGTCAGGCTGCCCCATCGAGATGCACCGCATCGAGATCGAGAAGTGCGACGAGATGTACGACCGGGAGTGCCGTGGCGACAAGTACATACCCTTCCATCGGGCGGCCTACGATCGGGATACCGGGCAGAGCCCGAATGCGCCGAGGGAGCAG ATAAATCAAATGACTGCTTGGATTGATGGCAGTTTCATTTACAGCACCTCCGAGGCCTGGCTCAATGCCATGCGCTCCTTCCACAATGGCACCCTGCTCACCGAGAAGGACGGGAAGCTTCCGGTGCGGAACACCATGCGGGTGCCGCTCTTCAACAATCCGGTGCCGAGTGTCATGAAGATGCTCAGTCCGGAGCGCCTGTTCC TTCTTGGCGATCCTCGCACCAATCAGAACCCCGCGATCCTCTCCTTCGCCATCCTCTTCCTGCGCTGGCACAACACCCTGGCCCAGCGAATCAAGCGGGTGCATCCGGATTGGAGCGATGAGGATATCTATCAGCGGGCACGCCACACGGTGATTGCCAGTCTGCAGAATGTGATAGTCTACGAGTACCTGCCCGCCTTCCTGGGCACCTCGTTGCCACCCTACGATGGCTACAAGCAGGACATACATCCTGGCATTGGCCACATCTTCCAGGCGGCTGCCTTTCGATTTGGCCACACGATGATCCCGCCGGGAATTTACAGGCGGGATGGTCAGTGCAACTTTAAGGAAACGCCCATGGGTTACCCGGCGGTCCGACTCTGCTCCACTTGGTGGGACTCTAGC GGATTCTTTGCCGACACCAGCGTGGAGGAGGTACTGATGGGCCTGGCTTCGCAGATATCCGAACGTGAGGATCCGGTTCTCTGCTCAGATGTGCGGGACAAACTGTTCGGACCCATGGAATTCACACGACGGGATCTGGGTGCTCTCAACATAATGCGGGGTCGGGACAATGGACTACCTGACTACAATACCGCGAGGGAGTCCTATGGACTGAAAAGGCACAAGACCTGGACGGATATCAATCCTCCGTTGTTCGAAACGCAGCCAGAGCTCTTGGA CATGCTGAAGGAGGCGTACGATAACCAGCTGGATGATGTGGATGTCTATGTGGGTGGTATGCTGGAGTCCTACGGTCAGCCGGGCGAGTTCTTTACGGCCGTAATCAAGGAGCAGTTCCAGCGACTGCGAGATGCCGATCGATTTTGGTTCGAGAACGAGCGCAACGGCATATTTACTCCCGAGGAGATCGCCGAGCTGCGCAAGATCACCCTTTGGGACATCATAGTGAACAGCACGGATGtgaaggaggaggagatcCAAAAGGATGTGTTCATGTGGCGCACTGGGGATCCCTGTCCGCAGCCAATGCAGCTGAATGCCACCGAACTGGAGCCGTGCACTTACTTGGAGGGCTACGACTACTTCTCCGGCTCGGAGCTGATGTTCATCTACGTGTGCGTCTTCCTTGGATTTGTGCCCATCTTGTGCGCCGGAGCCGGATACTGTGTGGTCAAGCTGCAGAACAGCAAGCGCCGTCGGCTGAAGATCCGTCAGGAGGCACTGAGGGCACCGCAGCACAAGGGATCCGTGGACAAGATGCTGGCCAGGGAGTGGCTGCACGCCAACCACAAGAGACTGGTCACGGTCAAATTCGGGCCAGAGGCGGCCATCTACACGGTGGATAGGAAGGGTGAGAAGCTGCGCACCTTTAGTTTGAAGCACATCGACGTGGTCAGTGTGGAGGAGTCGGCCACGAATCACATCAAGAAGAAACCTTACATCCTGCTGCGTGTGCCCAGCGATCATGATCTGGTGCTCGAGCTGGAATCTTACGGAGCACGCAGGAAGTTTGTAAAGAAGCTAGAGGATTTCTTACTGCTCCACAAGAAGGAGATGACTTTGATGGAGGTCAACAGGGACATAATGTTGGCGAGGGCGGAGACACGTGAGCGGCGCCAAAAGCGACTGGAGTATTTCTTCCGGGAGGCTTACGCCCTGACCTTTGGCCTGAGACCCGGAGAACGACGAAGGCGTTCCGACGCCTCCAGTGATGGCGAGGTAATGACCGTGATGCGGACCAGTCTGTCCAAGGCGGAATTCGCCGCCGCTCTGGGCATGAAGCCCAACGACATGTTTGTTCGCAAGATGTTCAACATTGTGGACAAGGATCAGGATGGCAGGATTAGCTTCCAGGAGTTCCTGGAGACCGTAGTCCTCTTCTCTCGTGGCAAAACGGACGACAAGCTGCGTATAATCTTTGATATGTGTGATAATGATCGGAATGGAGTCATCGACAAGGGCGAACTGAGCGAGATGATGCGATCGCTGGTGGAGATTGCGAGGACGACGAGCCTGGGTGACGACCAGGTCACGGAATTGATCGATGGCATGTTCCAGGATGTGGGGCTCGAGCACAAGAACCATCTGACCTACCAGGACTTCAAACTGATGATGAAGGAGTACAAGGGTGACTTTGTGGCCATCGGACTGGACTGCAAGGGAGCCAAGCAGAACTTCCTGGACACCTCGACGAACGTGGCCCGGATGACTTCTTTCAACATCGAGCCAATGCAGGACAAGCCACGTCACTGGTTGCTGGCCAAATGGGATGCCTACATCACGTTCCTCGAGGAGAACCGGCAGAACATATTCTATTTGTTCCTCTTCTATGTGGTCACCATAGTTCTGTTCGTTGAGCGCTTTATCCACTACTCGTTCATGGCGGAGCACACCGATCTGCGGCACATCATGGGCGTGGGCATTGCCATCACCAGGGGATCCGCCGCATCGCTGTCCTTCTGCTActccctgctgctgctgaccatGTCCCGGAATCTGATCACCAAGCTGAAGGAGTTCCCCATCCAGCAGTACATTCCTCTGGACTCGCACATACAGTTCCACAAGATTGCCGCCTGCACGGCGCTCTTCTTTTCCGTGCTGCACACGGTGGGTCACATTGTGAACTTCTATCACGTGTCCACCCAATCGCACGAGAACCTGCGCTGCCTGACGCGCGAGGTGCACTTCGCATCCGACTACAAGCCGGATATCACCTTCTGGCTCTTCCAGACGGTCACCGGCACCACAGGCGTCATGCTGTTCATCATCATGTGCATCATCTTCGTGTTCGCCCATCCTACGATCCGCAAGAAGGCCTACAACTTCTTCTGGAACATGCACACCCTGTACATCGGATTGTATCTTCTGAGTCTGATCCACGGACTGGCCCGACTGACCGGACCACCACGGTTCTGGATGTTCTTCCTGGGCCCCGGAATCGTATACACGCTGGACAAGATCGTCTCGCTGCGCACCAAGTACATGGCGCTGGACGTGATAGACACGGATCTGCTGCCATCCGACGTGATCAAGATCAAGTTCTATCGGCCACCGAATCTAAAGTACCTGTCTGGCCAATGGGTGCGGTTGTCCTGTACCGCCTTCCGGCCGCACGAGATGCACAGCTTCACGCTGACCTCGGCGCCGCACGAGAACTTCCTCAGCTGCCACATCAAGGCCCAAGGTCCATGGACGTGGAAGCTGCGCAATTACTTCGATCCCTGCAACTACAATCCGGAGGACCAGCCCAAGATCCGCATCGAGGGACCATTCGGTGGTGGCAACCAGGACTGGTACAAGTTCGAGGTGGCTGTGATGGTGGGTGGCGGCATCGGGGTCACTCCCTACGCCTCCATCCTCAACGACCTGGTCTTCGGCACCAGTACCAATCGATACTCGGGCGTGGCCTGCAAGAAGGTGTACTTCCTGTGGATCTGCCCTTCGCACAAGCACTTTGAGTGGTTCATCGACGTCCTGCGCGATGTGGAGAAGAAGGATGTGACCAACGTGCTGGAGATACACATATTCATCACGCAGTTCTTCCACAAGTTCGATCTGCGAACAACAATGCTG TACATCTGTGAGAACCACTTCCAGCGACTGTCGAAGACCTCGATTTTCACGGGTCTCAAGGCGGTGAATCACTTTGGTCGCCCAGATATGTCCAGCTTCTTGAAGTTCGTGCAAAAGAAGCACTCATAC GTCTCCAAGATAGGAGTCTTCTCCTGCGGTCCTCGTCCGCTGACCAAGAGCGTGATGTCTGCCTGTGATGAAGTGAACAAGACGCGCAAGCTGCCCTATTTCATTCACCACTTCGAGAACTTTGGATAG
- the LOC6730776 gene encoding uncharacterized protein LOC6730776 codes for MKRKRIASRLFNIFLLAVLCYLILTSLSDRNKTIDISEVPQIYINEEDELFVNTTGCRISATKPLSLYALSFMEPIEPVLCRMEQLMVAETIGDRNYLVRNISRHGILSWRQVSCIYREFVRVDDAHNKYISLKFFKLTDRTRYLEVGTGLQHIRTWCWVDFGRIIFHDVLYFLPPLPQATNRSTELQKRKLSVMILGVDSISHMHYMRYFHRVADFIEHLPHTEFWGYNRVALNTYPNLIPLVSGLSVSEMEESCYKDELNFDKCNFLWNEFKRAGYRTIFAEDTDTAGLFIYRKRGFQKQPTDIYMRPLMTEIESHSIYRTTFDLKCTGHRLYGEFYYDFVSRLIPHMERQLFFSFLWNMHGIHDVFPFAKFVDKDYLSILTRLHEKGVMENTLILFMGDHGLRFDTFARTAPGQHEMSQPLLIAIYPEWLKRRFPLAMSNFERNARSLITTFDLHETLKDVIHLDRLTDANVRNRTLYLTNERGISLFLPIPQSRNCKTAEIKQHYCLCNELKSVSTHESAIQEAASFAVDRINELIKPYPQCKVLSLQSVRSAYRAKSSTYRGNYRVSQVMVRLKTTPGDGNFDATVLITMFNGEKTDMKLGGPVTRTDRYADQAYCVQNYRIEMYCYCL; via the coding sequence ATGAAGAGAAAGCGAATTGCTAGTCGATTGTTCAACATTTTCCTCTTGGCGGTTCTGTGCTATCTGATATTGACTTCCCTTTCTGATCGGAATAAAACGATTGACATAAGCGAAGTGCCCCAGATCTACATCAATGAGGAAGATGAACTCTTTGTCAACACCACGGGATGTCGAATAAGTGCGACGAAACCACTTTCGCTTTACGCCCTGTCCTTCATGGAGCCCATTGAACCCGTTTTATGTAGAATGGAGCAGCTGATGGTCGCCGAGACAATTGGAGACAGGAATTACTTGGTGCGCAACATATCGAGGCATGGGATTCTCTCATGGAGGCAAGTCTCCTGCATTTATCGGGAGTTTGTGAGGGTCGATGACGCACACAACAAGTACATATCCCTGAAGTTTTTCAAGCTTACCGATCGAACGAGATACCTTGAGGTAGGTACTGGTCTGCAACACATTCGTACTTGGTGCTGGGTGGACTTTGGCAGGATCATATTCCACGACGTTCTGTACTTCCTGCCACCACTGCCCCAGGCTACGAACAGATCAACAGAACTTCAGAAGCGAAAGCTGTCCGTGATGATCCTGGGAGTAGATTCTATCTCGCACATGCACTACATGCGATACTTTCACCGCGTGGCCGACTTCATCGAGCACCTGCCGCACACCGAATTCTGGGGCTATAATCGCGTCGCCTTGAACACCTATCCCAACTTGATCCCTCTGGTAAGCGGACTTAGTGTTTCGGAGATGGAGGAGTCTTGCTACAAGGACGAATTGAACTTTGACAAATGTAACTTCTTGTGGAATGAATTCAAGAGGGCGGGATACAGGACCATCTTTGCAGAGGACACGGATACCGCCGGGCTGTTTATCTACAGAAAGAGGGGCTTCCAGAAGCAGCCCACCGATATTTACATGCGACCTCTGATGACTGAAATCGAATCTCATTCGATATACCGCACCACATTCGATCTAAAGTGCACGGGTCATCGTCTCTATGGAGAGTTTTACTATGATTTCGTCTCCAGGCTGATTCCGCACATGGAACGCCagttatttttctcatttctgTGGAATATGCACGGCATACACGACGTCTTTCCATTTGCCAAGTTTGTGGATAAGGATTACCTGAGTATTTTGACCAGGCTACACGAAAAGGGAGTAATGGAGAACACGTTGATCCTGTTTATGGGTGATCATGGCCTGAGATTTGATACATTCGCCCGAACTGCCCCCGGACAACATGAAATGTCGCAGCCCCTATTGATCGCCATTTATCCCGAATGGCTGAAAAGGAGATTTCCGCTCGCCATGTCGAATTTCGAACGAAACGCCAGAAGTCTCATTACCACATTCGATCTGCACGAAACCCTCAAAGATGTTATCCATCTTGATCGGCTGACCGATGCCAATGTGAGGAATAGAACGCTTTATTTGACGAACGAGCGCGGAATCAGTCTGTTTTTACCCATTCCTCAGAGCCGAAATTGTAAAACCGCCGAGATAAAGCAACACTACTGCCTCTGCAACGAACTGAAATCGGTATCCACCCACGAAAGTGCCATTCAAGAGGCTGCCAGTTTCGCAGTGGACAGGATCAACGAGCTCATCAAGCCATATCCTCAGTGTAAGGTTCTAAGCTTGCAGTCAGTTCGCTCTGCCTACCGCGCCAAAAGTAGTACCTACCGAGGAAACTACAGGGTGTCCCAGGTTATGGTCCGCCTGAAAACGACGCCCGGGGATGGAAACTTCGATGCCACCGTTCTCATAACCATGTTCAATGGGGAAAAGACGGATATGAAGCTGGGAGGTCCTGTGACCAGGACAGACAGATACGCCGATCAGGCGTACTGCGTTCAAAACTATCGCATTGAAATGTACTGCTATTGCTTATGA
- the LOC6730775 gene encoding dual oxidase isoform X2 translates to MRRGSSTSEAWLNAMRSFHNGTLLTEKDGKLPVRNTMRVPLFNNPVPSVMKMLSPERLFLLGDPRTNQNPAILSFAILFLRWHNTLAQRIKRVHPDWSDEDIYQRARHTVIASLQNVIVYEYLPAFLGTSLPPYDGYKQDIHPGIGHIFQAAAFRFGHTMIPPGIYRRDGQCNFKETPMGYPAVRLCSTWWDSSGFFADTSVEEVLMGLASQISEREDPVLCSDVRDKLFGPMEFTRRDLGALNIMRGRDNGLPDYNTARESYGLKRHKTWTDINPPLFETQPELLDMLKEAYDNQLDDVDVYVGGMLESYGQPGEFFTAVIKEQFQRLRDADRFWFENERNGIFTPEEIAELRKITLWDIIVNSTDVKEEEIQKDVFMWRTGDPCPQPMQLNATELEPCTYLEGYDYFSGSELMFIYVCVFLGFVPILCAGAGYCVVKLQNSKRRRLKIRQEALRAPQHKGSVDKMLAREWLHANHKRLVTVKFGPEAAIYTVDRKGEKLRTFSLKHIDVVSVEESATNHIKKKPYILLRVPSDHDLVLELESYGARRKFVKKLEDFLLLHKKEMTLMEVNRDIMLARAETRERRQKRLEYFFREAYALTFGLRPGERRRRSDASSDGEVMTVMRTSLSKAEFAAALGMKPNDMFVRKMFNIVDKDQDGRISFQEFLETVVLFSRGKTDDKLRIIFDMCDNDRNGVIDKGELSEMMRSLVEIARTTSLGDDQVTELIDGMFQDVGLEHKNHLTYQDFKLMMKEYKGDFVAIGLDCKGAKQNFLDTSTNVARMTSFNIEPMQDKPRHWLLAKWDAYITFLEENRQNIFYLFLFYVVTIVLFVERFIHYSFMAEHTDLRHIMGVGIAITRGSAASLSFCYSLLLLTMSRNLITKLKEFPIQQYIPLDSHIQFHKIAACTALFFSVLHTVGHIVNFYHVSTQSHENLRCLTREVHFASDYKPDITFWLFQTVTGTTGVMLFIIMCIIFVFAHPTIRKKAYNFFWNMHTLYIGLYLLSLIHGLARLTGPPRFWMFFLGPGIVYTLDKIVSLRTKYMALDVIDTDLLPSDVIKIKFYRPPNLKYLSGQWVRLSCTAFRPHEMHSFTLTSAPHENFLSCHIKAQGPWTWKLRNYFDPCNYNPEDQPKIRIEGPFGGGNQDWYKFEVAVMVGGGIGVTPYASILNDLVFGTSTNRYSGVACKKVYFLWICPSHKHFEWFIDVLRDVEKKDVTNVLEIHIFITQFFHKFDLRTTMLYICENHFQRLSKTSIFTGLKAVNHFGRPDMSSFLKFVQKKHSYVSKIGVFSCGPRPLTKSVMSACDEVNKTRKLPYFIHHFENFG, encoded by the exons ATGCGCCGAGGGAGCAG CACCTCCGAGGCCTGGCTCAATGCCATGCGCTCCTTCCACAATGGCACCCTGCTCACCGAGAAGGACGGGAAGCTTCCGGTGCGGAACACCATGCGGGTGCCGCTCTTCAACAATCCGGTGCCGAGTGTCATGAAGATGCTCAGTCCGGAGCGCCTGTTCC TTCTTGGCGATCCTCGCACCAATCAGAACCCCGCGATCCTCTCCTTCGCCATCCTCTTCCTGCGCTGGCACAACACCCTGGCCCAGCGAATCAAGCGGGTGCATCCGGATTGGAGCGATGAGGATATCTATCAGCGGGCACGCCACACGGTGATTGCCAGTCTGCAGAATGTGATAGTCTACGAGTACCTGCCCGCCTTCCTGGGCACCTCGTTGCCACCCTACGATGGCTACAAGCAGGACATACATCCTGGCATTGGCCACATCTTCCAGGCGGCTGCCTTTCGATTTGGCCACACGATGATCCCGCCGGGAATTTACAGGCGGGATGGTCAGTGCAACTTTAAGGAAACGCCCATGGGTTACCCGGCGGTCCGACTCTGCTCCACTTGGTGGGACTCTAGC GGATTCTTTGCCGACACCAGCGTGGAGGAGGTACTGATGGGCCTGGCTTCGCAGATATCCGAACGTGAGGATCCGGTTCTCTGCTCAGATGTGCGGGACAAACTGTTCGGACCCATGGAATTCACACGACGGGATCTGGGTGCTCTCAACATAATGCGGGGTCGGGACAATGGACTACCTGACTACAATACCGCGAGGGAGTCCTATGGACTGAAAAGGCACAAGACCTGGACGGATATCAATCCTCCGTTGTTCGAAACGCAGCCAGAGCTCTTGGA CATGCTGAAGGAGGCGTACGATAACCAGCTGGATGATGTGGATGTCTATGTGGGTGGTATGCTGGAGTCCTACGGTCAGCCGGGCGAGTTCTTTACGGCCGTAATCAAGGAGCAGTTCCAGCGACTGCGAGATGCCGATCGATTTTGGTTCGAGAACGAGCGCAACGGCATATTTACTCCCGAGGAGATCGCCGAGCTGCGCAAGATCACCCTTTGGGACATCATAGTGAACAGCACGGATGtgaaggaggaggagatcCAAAAGGATGTGTTCATGTGGCGCACTGGGGATCCCTGTCCGCAGCCAATGCAGCTGAATGCCACCGAACTGGAGCCGTGCACTTACTTGGAGGGCTACGACTACTTCTCCGGCTCGGAGCTGATGTTCATCTACGTGTGCGTCTTCCTTGGATTTGTGCCCATCTTGTGCGCCGGAGCCGGATACTGTGTGGTCAAGCTGCAGAACAGCAAGCGCCGTCGGCTGAAGATCCGTCAGGAGGCACTGAGGGCACCGCAGCACAAGGGATCCGTGGACAAGATGCTGGCCAGGGAGTGGCTGCACGCCAACCACAAGAGACTGGTCACGGTCAAATTCGGGCCAGAGGCGGCCATCTACACGGTGGATAGGAAGGGTGAGAAGCTGCGCACCTTTAGTTTGAAGCACATCGACGTGGTCAGTGTGGAGGAGTCGGCCACGAATCACATCAAGAAGAAACCTTACATCCTGCTGCGTGTGCCCAGCGATCATGATCTGGTGCTCGAGCTGGAATCTTACGGAGCACGCAGGAAGTTTGTAAAGAAGCTAGAGGATTTCTTACTGCTCCACAAGAAGGAGATGACTTTGATGGAGGTCAACAGGGACATAATGTTGGCGAGGGCGGAGACACGTGAGCGGCGCCAAAAGCGACTGGAGTATTTCTTCCGGGAGGCTTACGCCCTGACCTTTGGCCTGAGACCCGGAGAACGACGAAGGCGTTCCGACGCCTCCAGTGATGGCGAGGTAATGACCGTGATGCGGACCAGTCTGTCCAAGGCGGAATTCGCCGCCGCTCTGGGCATGAAGCCCAACGACATGTTTGTTCGCAAGATGTTCAACATTGTGGACAAGGATCAGGATGGCAGGATTAGCTTCCAGGAGTTCCTGGAGACCGTAGTCCTCTTCTCTCGTGGCAAAACGGACGACAAGCTGCGTATAATCTTTGATATGTGTGATAATGATCGGAATGGAGTCATCGACAAGGGCGAACTGAGCGAGATGATGCGATCGCTGGTGGAGATTGCGAGGACGACGAGCCTGGGTGACGACCAGGTCACGGAATTGATCGATGGCATGTTCCAGGATGTGGGGCTCGAGCACAAGAACCATCTGACCTACCAGGACTTCAAACTGATGATGAAGGAGTACAAGGGTGACTTTGTGGCCATCGGACTGGACTGCAAGGGAGCCAAGCAGAACTTCCTGGACACCTCGACGAACGTGGCCCGGATGACTTCTTTCAACATCGAGCCAATGCAGGACAAGCCACGTCACTGGTTGCTGGCCAAATGGGATGCCTACATCACGTTCCTCGAGGAGAACCGGCAGAACATATTCTATTTGTTCCTCTTCTATGTGGTCACCATAGTTCTGTTCGTTGAGCGCTTTATCCACTACTCGTTCATGGCGGAGCACACCGATCTGCGGCACATCATGGGCGTGGGCATTGCCATCACCAGGGGATCCGCCGCATCGCTGTCCTTCTGCTActccctgctgctgctgaccatGTCCCGGAATCTGATCACCAAGCTGAAGGAGTTCCCCATCCAGCAGTACATTCCTCTGGACTCGCACATACAGTTCCACAAGATTGCCGCCTGCACGGCGCTCTTCTTTTCCGTGCTGCACACGGTGGGTCACATTGTGAACTTCTATCACGTGTCCACCCAATCGCACGAGAACCTGCGCTGCCTGACGCGCGAGGTGCACTTCGCATCCGACTACAAGCCGGATATCACCTTCTGGCTCTTCCAGACGGTCACCGGCACCACAGGCGTCATGCTGTTCATCATCATGTGCATCATCTTCGTGTTCGCCCATCCTACGATCCGCAAGAAGGCCTACAACTTCTTCTGGAACATGCACACCCTGTACATCGGATTGTATCTTCTGAGTCTGATCCACGGACTGGCCCGACTGACCGGACCACCACGGTTCTGGATGTTCTTCCTGGGCCCCGGAATCGTATACACGCTGGACAAGATCGTCTCGCTGCGCACCAAGTACATGGCGCTGGACGTGATAGACACGGATCTGCTGCCATCCGACGTGATCAAGATCAAGTTCTATCGGCCACCGAATCTAAAGTACCTGTCTGGCCAATGGGTGCGGTTGTCCTGTACCGCCTTCCGGCCGCACGAGATGCACAGCTTCACGCTGACCTCGGCGCCGCACGAGAACTTCCTCAGCTGCCACATCAAGGCCCAAGGTCCATGGACGTGGAAGCTGCGCAATTACTTCGATCCCTGCAACTACAATCCGGAGGACCAGCCCAAGATCCGCATCGAGGGACCATTCGGTGGTGGCAACCAGGACTGGTACAAGTTCGAGGTGGCTGTGATGGTGGGTGGCGGCATCGGGGTCACTCCCTACGCCTCCATCCTCAACGACCTGGTCTTCGGCACCAGTACCAATCGATACTCGGGCGTGGCCTGCAAGAAGGTGTACTTCCTGTGGATCTGCCCTTCGCACAAGCACTTTGAGTGGTTCATCGACGTCCTGCGCGATGTGGAGAAGAAGGATGTGACCAACGTGCTGGAGATACACATATTCATCACGCAGTTCTTCCACAAGTTCGATCTGCGAACAACAATGCTG TACATCTGTGAGAACCACTTCCAGCGACTGTCGAAGACCTCGATTTTCACGGGTCTCAAGGCGGTGAATCACTTTGGTCGCCCAGATATGTCCAGCTTCTTGAAGTTCGTGCAAAAGAAGCACTCATAC GTCTCCAAGATAGGAGTCTTCTCCTGCGGTCCTCGTCCGCTGACCAAGAGCGTGATGTCTGCCTGTGATGAAGTGAACAAGACGCGCAAGCTGCCCTATTTCATTCACCACTTCGAGAACTTTGGATAG